One segment of Ktedonobacteraceae bacterium DNA contains the following:
- the rpmG gene encoding 50S ribosomal protein L33, with protein MASKGKENRIVATLACTVCKQRNYATSKNKKNNPERLELRKFCPTCRVHTAHRETK; from the coding sequence ATGGCGAGTAAAGGTAAAGAGAATCGCATCGTTGCCACATTAGCCTGCACCGTTTGCAAGCAGCGTAACTATGCGACCTCGAAGAATAAGAAGAATAATCCTGAGCGTCTTGAACTCAGGAAGTTTTGTCCTACCTGCCGTGTGCATACTGCCCACCGCGAAACCAAGTGA